A portion of the Chitinophagales bacterium genome contains these proteins:
- a CDS encoding PD40 domain-containing protein, translating to MFFIFACLNSDAQQLFSYSVKEPVRKPKIFAEGIISTGDYETHPAFSPSGDTLYFLKGLPDASLFAICFSYYRNGKWSTPEIAPFSGHYVDVDPFITKDGNTMYFASNRPVSPKDTVRPDWDIWKVSRNSSGWNNPSHLDSTINSAQSEYFPTLADNGNLYFGSGKKNGKGMADIYVSKFVNNAYLYPENLGDSINTPDNEYEPFIAPDESYLIFMATRPNGLANADFYISYYVNGVWSKAEKIAAPVNSDAIEWGGKITRDGKYFFFGSNRSNISVAMPQQENMVQFEKIIQSAGNSLGDIYQVDASEVLSKKK from the coding sequence ATGTTTTTCATTTTTGCCTGTTTAAATAGTGATGCGCAGCAATTGTTTTCCTATTCTGTTAAAGAACCTGTCAGAAAGCCAAAAATATTTGCAGAAGGCATCATTTCAACAGGTGATTATGAAACACACCCGGCCTTTTCTCCCTCAGGTGATACCCTTTATTTTTTAAAGGGCTTACCAGATGCATCTCTGTTTGCCATCTGCTTCTCTTATTACCGCAATGGAAAATGGTCAACTCCCGAAATTGCTCCTTTTTCCGGCCACTATGTAGATGTGGATCCATTCATAACGAAAGATGGGAACACGATGTATTTTGCTTCCAATCGCCCTGTTAGCCCAAAGGATACAGTAAGGCCTGATTGGGATATATGGAAAGTAAGCCGTAATTCTTCAGGATGGAACAATCCTTCTCATCTTGATAGCACTATCAACAGCGCGCAGAGCGAATATTTTCCCACCTTGGCAGATAATGGCAACCTTTATTTTGGCTCAGGAAAAAAAAACGGAAAAGGAATGGCGGACATCTATGTCTCCAAGTTTGTTAATAATGCTTATTTATATCCCGAAAACTTAGGTGATTCAATCAATACACCCGATAATGAATACGAGCCTTTTATTGCACCGGATGAAAGTTATCTGATCTTTATGGCTACACGACCCAACGGTTTGGCTAATGCAGATTTTTACATAAGCTATTATGTTAACGGGGTATGGAGCAAAGCAGAAAAAATTGCTGCTCCTGTAAATTCCGATGCAATAGAATGGGGCGGTAAAATTACCAGGGATGGAAAATACTTTTTCTTTGGCAGCAATCGCAGTAATATAAGCGTTGCGATGCCACAACAGGAAAACATGGTTCAGTTTGAGAAAATAATACAAAGTGCCGGTAACAGTCTGGGCGATATTTACCAGGTAGATGCCTCAGAAGTATTATCAAAAAAGAAGTAG
- a CDS encoding DUF1599 domain-containing protein has protein sequence MESETSRQFDAAIEQCRNVFEKKSNDYGTSWRVLRLASLADQIFIKAQRIRTIDHLAEKKIDEEMDSEFIGIVNYSVIALIRLQIGAQIEEEINHSQLIKWYDEKIAEAKKLMLAKNHDYGEAWRNMLLSSFTDLIMMRVLRIRKISQNEGVTLASEGIDANLFDIINYAIFALIKIREHASQ, from the coding sequence TTGGAAAGTGAAACCAGCCGGCAGTTTGATGCGGCGATAGAGCAGTGTAGAAATGTATTTGAAAAGAAATCCAATGACTACGGCACGTCCTGGAGGGTTCTTCGGCTTGCATCACTGGCAGACCAGATATTTATTAAAGCGCAGCGGATACGGACTATTGACCACCTGGCAGAAAAAAAAATTGATGAAGAAATGGACAGTGAATTTATAGGGATTGTGAATTATTCGGTGATTGCATTGATTCGCCTGCAGATTGGAGCACAAATAGAGGAAGAGATAAATCATAGTCAGCTTATAAAATGGTATGATGAAAAAATTGCTGAGGCAAAAAAATTGATGCTTGCAAAAAATCACGATTACGGAGAGGCATGGCGTAATATGCTTTTATCTTCTTTCACAGATTTAATTATGATGCGTGTTTTGCGAATCCGCAAAATTTCGCAAAATGAAGGTGTAACACTGGCTTCGGAAGGTATTGATGCAAACCTTTTTGATATAATCAATTACGCTATTTTTGCGCTTATTAAAATCAGGGAACACGCTTCACAATAA
- a CDS encoding ROK family protein, protein MNDRIVAGIDIGGTNTKYGLVNEYGKILMNGSIHTAEYQEPQEFAAELCKLIRNAAAKINNGIHGIGIGSPNGNYYTGMVELAPNLPWKGMIPLAKYFMDEINLPVVLTNDAKAAALGEMVFGGARNMKHFIFITLGTGLGSGIVCNGSMVYGHDGFAGEMGHTIVKEGSNRLCGCGRYGCLEQYASASGIRISYMKFLAEKGMQAPVEPDKIDSQYIFKRAQENDKEALAAFHYTGHILGLAIANAVTYFSPEAIFLFGGLTRAGDFIFKPTIESFEKNLLKIYAGKTKILPSSLQESDAAILGAASLIWNELKKFS, encoded by the coding sequence ATGAATGATCGGATTGTGGCAGGCATTGACATTGGCGGGACCAATACAAAATACGGGCTCGTAAATGAATATGGAAAAATCCTCATGAATGGCAGCATTCATACTGCGGAATACCAGGAACCCCAAGAATTTGCAGCGGAACTATGTAAGCTTATCCGCAATGCAGCCGCTAAGATCAATAATGGTATTCACGGCATTGGTATTGGATCTCCGAATGGCAATTATTATACGGGTATGGTAGAGCTTGCACCAAACCTGCCGTGGAAAGGCATGATTCCGCTGGCCAAATACTTTATGGATGAAATAAACCTGCCGGTTGTTCTTACCAATGATGCAAAAGCTGCAGCGCTTGGTGAAATGGTATTTGGCGGTGCACGGAACATGAAGCATTTTATTTTTATTACCCTTGGCACAGGTCTGGGAAGTGGTATTGTTTGCAATGGCTCAATGGTTTATGGCCATGATGGATTTGCCGGCGAAATGGGACATACCATTGTAAAAGAAGGCAGCAACAGGTTATGTGGCTGCGGCCGATATGGTTGCCTGGAACAATATGCTTCTGCAAGTGGCATCCGAATATCATACATGAAATTTTTGGCTGAAAAGGGAATGCAGGCACCTGTTGAACCTGATAAAATAGATTCACAATATATTTTTAAACGTGCCCAGGAAAACGACAAGGAAGCCTTAGCTGCCTTTCATTATACAGGTCATATTTTAGGGCTTGCTATTGCAAATGCCGTCACCTATTTTAGTCCTGAAGCCATCTTTCTGTTCGGAGGATTGACCCGTGCCGGCGATTTTATTTTTAAACCGACCATCGAAAGTTTTGAAAAGAATCTGTTAAAAATTTATGCGGGGAAAACTAAGATACTGCCCTCTTCTTTACAGGAAAGTGATGCCGCCATTCTTGGCGCAGCTTCATTGATATGGAATGAGTTGAAAAAATTTTCTTAA
- a CDS encoding T9SS type A sorting domain-containing protein gives MSFLNTTTGWAGGFNGGDPSKGLYKYAGDPVGINAISNSQASLILYPNPATEHVIIQLANANENMLKISLTDMLGEKVYEQSFSKTGKSFTREMDVSNLSKGMYLVTVEQGTLYGIQKMILE, from the coding sequence TTGAGTTTTTTAAACACCACGACTGGATGGGCAGGGGGATTCAATGGAGGAGATCCCTCAAAGGGACTTTATAAGTATGCAGGTGATCCTGTTGGAATTAATGCAATCTCGAATTCGCAGGCATCTCTCATTTTGTATCCGAACCCTGCAACAGAACATGTAATCATTCAATTGGCAAATGCGAATGAGAATATGTTGAAGATTTCGTTAACAGATATGCTTGGTGAAAAAGTATATGAGCAATCGTTTAGTAAAACCGGTAAATCTTTTACCCGTGAAATGGATGTGAGTAATTTATCAAAGGGGATGTACCTGGTAACTGTTGAACAGGGAACACTTTATGGAATTCAAAAAATGATTCTAGAATAA
- the folP gene encoding dihydropteroate synthase, with amino-acid sequence MVAKNTIFSPKTTLNCNGKLLDISSPKIMGIINVTPDSFYDGGFINNEKELLLLSEKMLNEGASILDIGGISTRPGADSISIEEELNRVISSISLIKKQFPGVIISIDTYRSKVAEEAIIHGASMVNDISAGSFDANLFETVARYKVPYILMHMQGTPQSMQEQPHYEDVVMEVFEFFKQKIFELNTLGVYDLLIDPGFGFGKTIAHNYQLLKQLSVFHVFGYPILAGLSRKSMICKVLKVDPPKALPGTIVLNTIALLHGATILRVHDVREAKETIKLIEAMNNDGV; translated from the coding sequence ATGGTTGCGAAAAATACAATCTTTTCACCTAAAACCACGCTCAATTGTAATGGGAAGTTACTTGATATTTCATCACCCAAAATAATGGGAATCATTAACGTAACTCCTGACTCATTTTATGATGGAGGATTTATAAACAATGAAAAAGAATTATTGCTGCTTTCCGAAAAGATGTTAAATGAAGGTGCTTCTATTCTTGATATAGGAGGAATTTCTACACGGCCAGGGGCAGATTCAATTAGTATAGAAGAGGAATTAAATCGTGTTATTTCATCAATTTCTCTTATTAAAAAACAATTCCCGGGGGTGATCATTTCTATTGATACCTACCGGTCAAAAGTGGCTGAGGAAGCAATCATCCATGGCGCTTCAATGGTTAACGATATTTCTGCGGGCTCATTTGATGCAAACCTTTTTGAGACAGTAGCCCGCTATAAAGTTCCTTATATACTCATGCACATGCAGGGAACTCCGCAGAGCATGCAGGAACAGCCGCATTATGAAGATGTAGTGATGGAGGTCTTTGAATTTTTTAAGCAAAAGATTTTTGAGCTAAATACGTTGGGCGTATATGATTTGCTTATTGACCCCGGCTTTGGGTTTGGAAAAACGATAGCTCATAATTATCAGTTACTTAAACAGCTCTCTGTATTCCATGTTTTTGGTTATCCCATTCTTGCAGGGCTTTCAAGAAAATCTATGATTTGTAAAGTTTTGAAAGTTGATCCGCCGAAAGCACTTCCTGGAACCATTGTATTAAACACCATAGCACTTCTGCATGGTGCTACTATCTTAAGAGTGCATGATGTGAGGGAAGCGAAAGAAACTATTAAATTGATTGAAGCTATGAATAATGATGGTGTTTAA
- a CDS encoding DoxX family protein: MKASKIILWILRISVGLLFIFSGFVKADDPLGFSYKLQEYFEVFHFEFLNGIAIYLSMIMSTLEMILGALLIFGIRMNFTMWLMLILIIFFTFLTAYSYITGKITDCGCFGDAIKLTNSETFWKDVILLILVILLFLSRKTIIPVFGNMPGNIIAGLTIAVGIFFTLYCYRHLPLIDFRAYKAGNNIRQQMTLPPGKKPDQYVTILTYKDKSSGKQEKYVMASGSGDDAMLKAKGLQPLPWQDSVWMNNHDFVSSNSEIIVKGDKPAITDFHVWDNDNNDVTSQVLDQPNYHFWIVAYDMETANKKSFAKIEKLSSSCEQHNIPFTGLTATPYNILDPIRHNLNAAFPFYYADGTVLKTIIRSNPGLILLKGPVVLAQWHYNDIPAFEEVNIKYLTR; encoded by the coding sequence ATGAAAGCATCGAAAATCATTCTATGGATTCTTCGTATTTCCGTTGGATTGCTTTTTATTTTTTCGGGATTTGTAAAGGCCGACGATCCGCTTGGATTTTCTTATAAGCTTCAGGAATATTTCGAGGTATTCCACTTCGAATTTTTAAATGGCATTGCGATTTATCTATCAATGATCATGAGCACCCTTGAAATGATTTTGGGTGCCTTGCTCATCTTTGGAATCCGGATGAATTTTACGATGTGGCTGATGCTGATCCTGATAATATTCTTTACGTTTCTTACAGCATATTCGTACATCACAGGAAAAATTACAGACTGTGGCTGCTTTGGAGATGCTATTAAGCTTACTAATTCTGAAACATTCTGGAAAGATGTGATTTTGCTGATATTGGTAATTTTGCTGTTTCTTTCGAGGAAAACAATAATACCGGTATTTGGAAATATGCCGGGTAATATTATCGCAGGACTCACTATTGCAGTCGGAATATTCTTTACGCTGTACTGCTATCGCCACTTGCCTTTGATAGATTTCAGAGCTTACAAAGCCGGGAACAATATTCGGCAGCAAATGACCTTGCCCCCGGGCAAAAAGCCTGATCAGTACGTAACTATTTTAACATACAAAGACAAATCATCCGGAAAGCAGGAAAAGTATGTAATGGCATCCGGAAGCGGGGATGATGCAATGTTGAAAGCAAAAGGGTTACAACCTTTACCATGGCAGGATTCCGTATGGATGAATAACCATGATTTTGTAAGCAGCAACAGTGAAATTATTGTTAAGGGAGATAAACCTGCAATTACCGACTTTCATGTCTGGGATAATGATAACAATGATGTTACATCGCAGGTGCTGGATCAACCGAATTACCATTTCTGGATAGTAGCTTATGATATGGAAACTGCAAATAAAAAATCATTTGCAAAGATTGAAAAGCTTTCATCTTCCTGCGAGCAGCATAATATTCCATTTACCGGGCTGACGGCTACACCTTATAATATTCTTGATCCTATCAGGCATAATTTAAATGCAGCGTTTCCCTTTTACTATGCAGACGGCACCGTATTAAAAACCATTATCCGCTCTAATCCCGGATTGATTCTTCTAAAAGGTCCTGTGGTTCTCGCACAATGGCATTATAACGATATCCCTGCATTTGAAGAAGTAAATATTAAATATTTAACCAGGTAA
- a CDS encoding sulfatase-like hydrolase/transferase, producing MKRYSYYFFLVITCCIYPGFTSIKAQQKFPTPVNLQLSDVKSCSLTLTWSAQEKVISYTVRYKPDGGLQSAPLNIGLNTSYTYSGLEANKTYTLKVAAVYTNGKSDYATLSGITATSSLPENPSAKNISPTNVQITWEGCPSENFQVRYRNIISSKWISIFTGSQMHLTLEALQTNADYVYQICSGTETKGNWTRKDTFRLADRPNVLVLLMDDARINTYSCQNGPSFLYTPAIDRICHEGAQFENNFVACSLCVPGRASLLTGLYPHHHGAIDLEGQINAGLPTLPVILNDAGYYTAMVGKYHMSMDPVPGWDYWLATTAAGTYFDKKYNLNGQTIQIGTPNDGDHSTNVITDTAVAIINRAAGNIFLWVAYNAPHDPLQPPVEYSNSFKTNAMPIAGNLDRYNKNYPSFLYNEPNAFYLKQDSVDATTRHYYQCILGIDSSIKRITETLEKKGILDNTIIILTSDNGRLIGEHGLNEKIFPYEESIRVPIWIRYPRWFSDSTVIDQFSMNIDVAPTILEAAGIDDTFHFDGTSLRKLANGESFRNNMMYEYLYSTSDYPGMPWMRGIRDSQYKYVKYGCNNTAEEFFDIQNDPLELTNLINENDKQSLIQNYRDQLSQLRSQCGDTHTETLISCELSNTQISRLMNEPISEGEDVMVTPNPAITNVTISGSFNDIEENTAQLQIMNVSGRLVYSSQIPCHGGKFNLDFDCRNLNATGQYFIRVQGNSGVLSQPFDVIK from the coding sequence ATGAAACGCTATTCTTATTATTTCTTTCTTGTAATCACATGCTGCATTTATCCCGGCTTTACAAGTATAAAAGCTCAGCAAAAATTTCCGACACCGGTAAACCTTCAATTATCTGACGTCAAAAGCTGTTCATTAACATTAACATGGAGTGCTCAGGAAAAGGTTATTTCATACACCGTACGGTATAAGCCGGATGGGGGGCTTCAATCGGCACCCCTAAATATTGGATTGAATACAAGTTATACTTATTCGGGGTTAGAGGCTAATAAAACATATACCTTAAAAGTAGCTGCGGTTTACACCAATGGTAAAAGCGACTATGCCACTCTTAGTGGTATAACCGCAACATCCTCATTACCTGAAAACCCTTCAGCAAAAAATATAAGTCCTACAAATGTGCAGATTACCTGGGAAGGTTGCCCTTCGGAAAATTTCCAGGTCAGGTACAGAAATATTATTTCATCAAAGTGGATATCCATATTTACCGGCAGCCAAATGCATTTGACATTAGAAGCCTTACAGACTAATGCTGACTATGTCTACCAAATATGTTCCGGTACAGAAACTAAGGGAAATTGGACAAGGAAAGACACTTTCAGACTTGCCGACAGGCCTAATGTTTTAGTGTTGTTAATGGATGATGCCCGGATCAATACTTATAGTTGCCAAAATGGACCCTCGTTCTTATATACTCCTGCTATTGACCGCATCTGCCATGAAGGAGCACAATTTGAAAATAACTTTGTAGCCTGCTCGCTGTGTGTTCCAGGCAGAGCTTCCTTACTTACAGGTCTCTATCCTCATCATCACGGTGCCATAGATCTGGAGGGTCAGATTAATGCAGGTCTTCCTACTCTACCTGTGATTTTGAATGATGCAGGTTACTATACAGCTATGGTTGGAAAATATCACATGTCAATGGATCCTGTGCCAGGATGGGATTACTGGCTGGCCACTACTGCAGCTGGAACCTATTTTGATAAAAAATATAACCTGAACGGACAAACCATCCAAATTGGTACCCCCAATGATGGTGACCATAGTACGAATGTGATAACAGACACAGCCGTAGCCATAATCAATCGTGCCGCTGGAAATATCTTCTTATGGGTTGCTTACAATGCACCGCACGACCCTCTGCAGCCTCCTGTAGAATATAGTAATTCCTTTAAGACAAATGCAATGCCTATAGCCGGAAACCTCGACAGGTACAACAAGAATTATCCATCATTTCTTTATAATGAACCCAATGCTTTTTACCTAAAGCAGGATTCGGTAGACGCCACCACACGCCACTATTATCAATGCATATTGGGAATAGACAGCAGTATTAAGAGGATTACGGAAACACTCGAAAAAAAGGGTATCCTGGATAATACCATTATTATATTAACAAGTGACAATGGACGACTGATCGGGGAGCATGGATTGAATGAGAAAATTTTCCCTTATGAAGAATCCATCCGGGTACCCATCTGGATTCGGTATCCACGATGGTTTTCAGATTCTACCGTTATTGATCAGTTCTCAATGAATATTGATGTAGCTCCAACCATATTGGAAGCTGCTGGTATTGATGATACATTTCATTTCGATGGTACCTCCTTAAGAAAACTTGCAAATGGCGAGTCTTTCAGAAACAATATGATGTACGAGTATTTGTATTCTACATCAGACTATCCGGGCATGCCGTGGATGAGAGGCATTCGTGATAGCCAATATAAATATGTAAAGTATGGCTGCAATAATACAGCTGAAGAGTTTTTTGATATTCAAAATGATCCGTTAGAGCTTACCAACCTGATTAATGAAAATGATAAACAATCGCTCATTCAAAATTACCGAGATCAGCTTTCACAGCTTCGCTCACAATGCGGTGACACCCATACAGAAACCTTAATATCCTGTGAACTTTCAAACACTCAGATTTCCAGGCTTATGAATGAGCCCATTTCAGAAGGGGAAGACGTAATGGTAACGCCAAATCCAGCAATTACAAACGTTACTATAAGTGGTAGTTTTAACGACATTGAAGAAAATACTGCGCAACTGCAAATAATGAATGTATCCGGACGGTTGGTTTATTCGTCCCAAATCCCTTGCCATGGTGGAAAATTCAATCTCGACTTTGATTGTAGAAACCTGAATGCAACAGGACAATATTTTATAAGAGTACAAGGTAATTCCGGAGTTCTAAGCCAACCCTTTGATGTCATTAAGTAG
- a CDS encoding TIGR00159 family protein: MMVFKIFTYEIGIIEVIDLIFVLILLYQLYRLVKGTLGINIFFGMLIIYFAYIVARILKLEVLSGILGQFVNAGVIALLIVFQPEVRRFLLQIGKAGVSDRGNLFDLFRKRNQKRSQQQEQDIMEINNAVQHFSDTKTGALLVFFSAFKLHDLNNAGVKINGDISAKLLESIFVKTSPLHDGAVIISRNKIVFAGTVLPLSESADVPGRAGLRHRAAIGITEHTDAIALIVSEETGYISYTIDGKIKTNISEDEMRAIIREAVKE; the protein is encoded by the coding sequence ATGATGGTGTTTAAAATCTTTACTTATGAAATTGGAATAATAGAAGTCATTGATTTGATTTTTGTTCTTATTCTATTGTATCAGTTGTACCGTCTTGTAAAAGGCACATTGGGCATTAATATCTTTTTTGGAATGCTCATAATTTACTTCGCCTATATAGTTGCACGAATATTGAAACTGGAAGTGTTGTCGGGTATTTTGGGCCAGTTTGTGAATGCCGGTGTTATCGCTTTATTGATTGTTTTCCAGCCGGAAGTCAGAAGGTTTCTGCTTCAGATCGGGAAGGCAGGTGTAAGCGACCGGGGTAACTTATTTGATTTATTCAGAAAGCGAAACCAAAAACGTTCGCAGCAGCAGGAACAGGATATAATGGAGATTAATAATGCTGTACAACATTTTTCCGACACTAAAACGGGTGCATTACTGGTTTTCTTTTCTGCCTTCAAATTGCACGATCTAAATAATGCGGGAGTTAAAATTAACGGTGATATATCAGCAAAGCTCCTGGAAAGTATTTTTGTAAAAACCAGTCCACTGCATGATGGAGCCGTTATTATTTCGAGAAATAAAATTGTTTTCGCAGGAACAGTTTTACCACTTTCAGAAAGTGCCGATGTTCCGGGACGTGCAGGTCTTCGTCACCGGGCAGCCATCGGAATTACAGAACATACGGATGCAATCGCTTTGATAGTATCAGAAGAAACAGGATATATTTCCTATACCATAGATGGAAAAATAAAGACAAATATATCTGAGGACGAGATGCGCGCAATAATACGGGAGGCTGTAAAAGAATGA
- a CDS encoding sulfatase-like hydrolase/transferase — MKSHHQSIIICCIYFLYITSEVHAQTPKPTNLSVSNIKSCSGKLSWSPQPTAIGYEVRYKPDGLTQSPPVDVALNTFYTFTGLDASKGYTLKVAAKYPSNQKSKYAAKKIITSSCSLPENVLVISVDSASAQISWQGCPSGNFQVRYKINNTVTWNYIVCGSAMQVNLQPLLSDSTYNYQVCGCVDTAGNWTKTDTFTTTPCSNQTPSKPNIIVLLMDDARINTYSCQHAPSFFHTPSIDRICHEGAAFEDNYVTCSLCVPARSSLLTGLYPHHHGAIDLQDDIDVGIPTLPIILSQQGYYTAMVGKYHMSMNPVEGWDYWLATTSGGSYFNKTFNCNGISKKISGHSTDVITDSAVAVINRTAGNFFLWVAYNAPHDPIQPQTQYANSFENDVMPVKGNLDRYTINYPSFLYVLPEVFFLRQDSVDATTRHYYQCVAGVDSSVKRIRETLEAKGILDNTLIIITSDNGRIIGEHGLNQKIFPYEESIRTPLWVRYPVWFGDSTVVNDKVSLNIDVAPTILEAAGIEDTFHFDGISLRKLATGELSRNNVMYEYLYSTANFPTMPWIRSVRDSQYKYVKYGCNQITEEFFDIRNDSLELINLIKKSELQTVIQQYRDQMAQLRTQYGDTIKETLISCDLSNIEMSKLINEREAEDDQIIVSPNPAFTTVNISGNFSNYKTTTADLRIVNALGQLIFTATVPCLGGSFEYNLDCKKIKNGGEYFVSIKDNDSIISQAFHVIK; from the coding sequence ATGAAATCCCATCATCAATCCATTATTATTTGTTGCATTTACTTTTTATATATTACCTCTGAAGTACATGCACAGACACCCAAGCCAACCAACCTAAGCGTATCCAACATCAAAAGTTGTTCGGGTAAGCTAAGTTGGAGTCCCCAACCTACTGCTATTGGTTATGAGGTACGATACAAGCCGGATGGTTTAACCCAATCGCCACCTGTAGATGTAGCATTAAATACCTTCTATACTTTTACAGGATTAGATGCATCTAAAGGATATACATTAAAAGTAGCCGCAAAATATCCATCTAATCAAAAAAGTAAATATGCTGCAAAAAAAATCATTACGTCCTCCTGTTCCTTACCGGAAAATGTATTGGTGATTAGTGTTGATTCTGCGAGTGCTCAAATTTCCTGGCAGGGTTGCCCTTCCGGTAATTTCCAGGTGCGGTATAAAATAAATAATACAGTTACCTGGAACTATATTGTGTGTGGTAGTGCAATGCAGGTTAATCTGCAACCGTTGCTATCAGATTCCACTTACAATTATCAGGTTTGTGGATGTGTGGATACTGCGGGGAACTGGACAAAAACGGATACTTTCACCACAACTCCATGCAGTAATCAGACGCCGTCCAAGCCTAATATTATTGTACTGTTAATGGATGATGCACGAATTAATACATATAGTTGTCAGCATGCTCCTTCTTTTTTTCATACACCGTCTATAGATCGCATTTGCCACGAGGGCGCTGCTTTTGAAGATAATTATGTTACCTGCTCATTATGCGTTCCTGCCAGATCCTCGCTTCTAACCGGCCTTTATCCTCACCATCATGGTGCAATAGATCTGCAGGATGACATTGATGTGGGAATTCCAACACTTCCCATTATTTTAAGCCAGCAGGGTTACTATACTGCTATGGTGGGTAAATACCACATGTCCATGAACCCGGTTGAAGGATGGGATTATTGGCTTGCTACTACTTCCGGGGGCAGCTATTTTAACAAAACCTTTAATTGTAATGGTATATCTAAAAAGATTTCAGGACATAGCACAGATGTTATCACTGATTCTGCCGTTGCAGTAATTAACAGAACTGCCGGTAATTTCTTTTTGTGGGTTGCTTATAATGCTCCACACGATCCAATTCAGCCCCAGACACAATACGCCAATTCTTTTGAAAATGATGTGATGCCTGTTAAAGGAAATCTGGACCGGTATACTATAAATTACCCGTCGTTTCTGTATGTTTTGCCCGAGGTATTTTTTTTGCGGCAAGATTCGGTTGATGCAACAACCCGTCACTATTACCAATGCGTAGCAGGTGTGGACAGCAGTGTTAAACGAATCAGGGAAACATTGGAGGCAAAGGGTATTCTTGACAATACGCTAATTATTATAACCAGTGATAATGGCCGTATTATTGGAGAACATGGATTAAATCAAAAGATTTTTCCTTATGAAGAATCAATTCGTACTCCACTTTGGGTGCGTTATCCTGTATGGTTTGGCGACTCTACCGTTGTTAATGATAAGGTTTCTCTAAACATTGATGTTGCTCCTACCATCCTGGAAGCGGCAGGCATTGAGGATACTTTTCACTTTGATGGAATTTCCTTGAGAAAGCTTGCCACAGGTGAATTATCAAGAAATAATGTGATGTATGAATACCTTTATTCAACTGCAAATTTCCCCACCATGCCCTGGATTCGGAGTGTTCGTGACAGCCAGTATAAGTACGTTAAATATGGATGCAATCAGATAACTGAAGAATTCTTTGATATTCGGAATGATTCTTTGGAGCTCATCAATCTTATCAAAAAAAGCGAACTTCAAACAGTGATTCAGCAATACCGGGATCAGATGGCACAGCTTCGCACTCAATATGGAGATACCATTAAGGAAACTTTAATTTCCTGTGATTTATCGAATATTGAAATGTCAAAACTAATTAATGAAAGGGAAGCTGAGGACGACCAAATTATAGTCAGTCCAAACCCAGCTTTTACAACTGTAAATATTAGCGGAAACTTCAGCAACTATAAAACAACCACTGCTGATCTGAGGATAGTAAATGCATTAGGCCAGCTGATATTCACTGCAACAGTTCCCTGCTTAGGAGGCAGTTTTGAATATAATTTGGACTGTAAAAAGATAAAAAACGGAGGAGAATACTTTGTGTCGATAAAGGATAATGACAGCATTATTAGCCAGGCATTTCATGTTATTAAATAA
- a CDS encoding tetratricopeptide repeat protein, translated as MRTFLFLLVLSLFISCERAREKEVVQINASIDSVNKYLENGTIDSARTQKTEESINRFVQFYSKDSLASKYLFQLAVIYEKQRSFAKSLTTLEQVYQKYPSSKEAPNAVFLQGFLYANVLNNLNKAKEKYQLYLSKYSNINPKVTRDVQLEIQNLGKTPDEILKEIQEKSKQDSTVRPV; from the coding sequence ATGCGCACGTTTTTATTTTTATTGGTATTAAGTCTTTTTATAAGCTGTGAACGGGCGAGAGAAAAAGAGGTGGTTCAGATCAATGCTTCTATAGATTCAGTAAATAAATATTTAGAGAACGGTACCATCGATTCAGCCAGAACTCAAAAAACGGAGGAATCGATTAATCGGTTTGTACAATTCTATTCAAAGGATTCACTCGCATCCAAATATCTTTTCCAGCTGGCAGTAATTTATGAAAAACAACGCAGCTTCGCCAAATCTCTAACAACACTGGAGCAGGTATATCAAAAATACCCCAGTTCAAAAGAAGCACCTAATGCGGTTTTTTTACAGGGATTTTTATACGCCAATGTTTTAAACAACCTTAATAAAGCAAAAGAAAAATATCAGCTATATCTTAGTAAGTATTCAAACATCAATCCGAAAGTAACAAGGGATGTACAATTGGAAATTCAAAATTTGGGTAAAACTCCAGATGAGATTTTAAAAGAAATACAGGAAAAATCAAAGCAGGATTCAACCGTTAGGCCTGTTTGA